From the genome of Pelobates fuscus isolate aPelFus1 chromosome 6, aPelFus1.pri, whole genome shotgun sequence, one region includes:
- the LOC134566180 gene encoding keratin, type I cytoskeletal 19-like yields the protein MSLRHGSGSGKGKGCVGGVSSSSTIRVSSGKHSSGGVYGGGASCGNYGGSMTRCHVGSSGSVGAGIGGEYCIGGGSGFGGGSSFGGGACYTGGCVGGYSGHGGGFGFGDDHGLLSGNEKVTMQNLNDRLASYLHKVRELEEQNAELEKKIRHWYETHCPKPAQDYSHYYRTIEDLQKKIADASRDNACIVLQIDNARLAADDFKIKYETELCLRQSVESDINGLRRVMDDLNLRRCDLEMQLECLREELAALKKNHEEEMKVLRGQVAGTVNVDMNAAPSIDLQKVLDEMRCEYEQLVTKNQREIERRFQEQTEEVTKQMCSSSQEFQCVQTEIIELRRTIQTLEIDLQSQLSMKAALEGSLAETEGRYCCQLAQLQALIQKVEAELSEIRCEMENQSQEYKTLLDIKSRLEQEICTYRTLLDGSGTQISSGSCDQSYSSCASGSQTDKQGGK from the exons ATGAGTTTACGACACGGATCTGGATCAGGCAAGGGGAAGGGATGCGTTGGGGGTGTTAGCTCATCTTCAACTATTAGGGTGTCTTCTGGAAAGCACAGCTCTGGTGGAGTGTATGGTGGTGGAGCATCATGTGGTAACTATGGTGGAAGCATGACACGTTGTCATGTTGGAAGTAGTGGAAGTGTGGGTGCTGGTATTGGTGGAGAATATTGCATTGGAGGTGGGTCTGGCTTTGGTGGTGGGTCTAGCTTTGGTGGTGGTGCATGTTATACTGGTGGTTGTGTCGGTGGTTACTCTGGCCATGGAGGAGGCTTTGGATTTGGAGATGACCATGGATTGCTCTCAGGCAATGAGAAGGTAACAATGCAGAATCTCAATGATCGTTTGGCATCATACCTACACAAAGTACGTGAATTGGAGGAACAGAATGCTGAACTGGAGAAAAAGATCCGACATTGGTATGAGACACATTGCCCCAAGCCAGCCCAAGATTACAGTCACTACTACAGAACAATTGAGGATTTACAGAAAAAG ATCGCTGACGCCTCTCGGGACAATGCCTGCATCGTCTTGCAGATTGACAATGCTAGGTTGGCGGCAGATGATTTCAAAATCAA GTATGAAACTGAGCTCTGCCTCCGCCAGTCAGTAGAAAGTGATATCAACGGCTTAAGAAGAGTGATGGACGATCTGAACCTCAGGAGATGTGACCTGGAGATGCAGCTGGAATGCCTGAGGGAGGAATTAGCTGCTCTAAAGAAAAACCACGAAGAG GAGATGAAGGTGCTGAGAGGACAGGTGGCTGGTACAGTCAATGTAGATATGAATGCAGCACCTAGCATTGACTTGCAGAAGGTTCTGGATGAAATGAGATGTGAATATGAGCAACTTGTAACCAAGAACCAAAGGGAGATTGAAAGGAGATTCCAGGAACAG acaGAAGAGGTGACCAAGCAGATGTGCTCTAGCAGTCAGGAGTTCCAGTGTGTCCAGACAGAAATTATTGAGTTAAGGCGTACCATTCAGACCTTAGAGATCGACCTGCAGTCTCAGTTGAGCATG AAAGCTGCTCTAGAAGGAAGTCTAGCAGAGACAGAGGGACGGTATTGTTGTCAGCTCGCTCAGCTCCAGGCCTTGATCCAGAAAGTTGAAGCTGAGCTGTCAGAGATCCGTTGTGAAATGGAAAACCAGAGCCAGGAATATAAGACACTTCTTGATATAAAATCACGCCTGGAGCAGGAGATCTGCACTTACCGCACCCTACTGGACGGCTCAGGAACCCA AATATCAAGTGGGTCCTGTGATCAATCGTACTCGTCCTGCGCATCAGGATCTCAGACTGATAAGCAAGGTGGTAAGTAA